Below is a window of Diaminobutyricibacter sp. McL0608 DNA.
TTCGCCGAGCTGCAGAAGGAGTTCGGGTTCGCCTCGCTCTTCATCAGCCACGATCTCGCGGTCGTCGACCTCCTCGCCGACCGGATCGCCGTTCTCCACCGCGGCAGGCTGGTCGAGGAGGGCACGGGTGAAGAGGTGCTCGGTTCTCCGAAGGACCCGTACACGCAACGCCTCCTGGCGTCGCTTCCCGTGCCGAATCCGGTCGAGCAGGCTGAGCGCCGGGCTGCCCTGCGCGCGCTGAAGGAGCAAAGCGCCTAGGGTCGAACTGTGAGTCCCATTCCCGCGATCGTTGTCAGCGACCTGTCGGTCGAGTATCCCGCCCGCGGGCCGAGTGCAGCGCATGTCGCGCTCCGTGGCGTCAGCCTGCGGGTGGAGCCGGGAGAGATCCTGGGTGTCCTGGGCGAGACCGGGTCGGGCAAGTCGACGCTCGCTCGAATCCTGTCGGGTCGGGGTGTCCCGCAGCGCGCGACGGACCCCGGTCCCAGGATCACTGGCGGGGATGCGACGGTGCTGGGCCATTCGCTCCGGCGTGCGCGAAAACGGGACATCGCCGAGATCACGTTCCACATCGGGTTCCTCGAACAGGAGGCGGCGAACACGCTCGAGCCGACGCTGACCGTCGCCGAGAACGTCGCCCTGCCGATCTTCGAACGCGACCACGGCTACAGCCGGCGCGCAGCAGGGGAGCGTGCGGCGACCATGCTCGACACGGTCCATCTGCCGCTCAGCGTGCTCGGCAAGTACCCGTACGAGCTGAGTTCCGGGCAGCGGCAGCGGGTGGCGCTCGCCCGTGCTCTCGTCCTCGGGCCCTCGGTGCTGGTGGCCGACGAGCCGACGGCCGGCATCGATGCGACGGTGCGCGACGCCGTCATCGACCTCCTCGGCCAGCTCCGCGAGCACCGCGGGTTCTCGGCGATCATCATCAGCCACGACCTCGCGGTCCTGCGGCGCGTGACGACCAATTCGGCCGTGCTGCACGAAGGGCGCGTCGTCGGCTACGGGCCGATCGACGACGTTCTGGCCGCACCGGAGCATCCGTTCGTCAGCGGTCTTGCGACTGCACTCAATCCACCCCAGAAACGCACGGAACGTCGTCCGCAGAAGCCGGGCGGCGGGCGCACCAGAACGATGGAAGGTCAGGCATGACACCGCACCCCAGGACCGGGCAGCATCGCGCCGTCGTGGCGGACGAGGGAACCGTTCTGCCGGAGGACGAGAGGCCGCAACCCGGGCCGATCGCCGTGCTCCCGCGACCAGGTCAGCTGTTCGTGGAGGCAGTGGCAGCGGGTGGCGGGACCGTCGCCGAGCTGTCCGACGACACACGCGGCCTGATCTGGCTCTCATACACGGCTGAAGCGGAGCTGCGTGAGGCGCTGAAGGCCCATCCGGGCATCGGATGGGTGCAGCTGCCGTATGCCGGCGTCGACGCGTTCGCGGACGTGCTGGCGAAAGAATCGCGCGATGGCCTGATCTGGACCAGCGCGAAGGGCGCGTACGCCGAGCCGGTCGCCGAACACGCCCTCGCCCTGACCCTCGCCCTTCTGCGCGTCCTGCCGAAGCGCGTGGTCGCGACCAGCTGGAGCACCGTGCCCGAGGGCAGGTCGCTGTACGGGCTGAATGTCGTCATCATCGGTGCCGGCGGTATCGCGCTGGAGCTCATGCGGCTGCTCGAACCGTTCGACGCGGACGTCACGATCGTCCGCCGGTCGGCGGAGCCTGTCGTGGGCGCAAGCCGTACGGTCCAGGTCGACCAGCTGCGAGACGTTCTTCCCGACGCAGACGTGGTGGTCGTCGCCGCCGCTCTGACAGGGGGCACGCGCCAGCTGATCGGCGCGACCGAGTTCGAGGCGATGAAAGAGTCCGCGTACCTGGTCAACATCGCGCGCGGCGGTCTCGTCGACACCGATGCGCTGGTGGATGCTCTCGCCGCTGCGAAGATCGCGGGCGCCGGCATCGATGTGACGGATCCGGAACCGCTCCCGGACGGACACCCGCTGTGGGCCGAACCACGCTGCCTGATCACGCCCCACTCTGCCGATACGCCGGAGATGACGGCTCCACTGCTGGCGGAGCGCATCCGCGTGAATGTGGAGGCCTTCCTCGGAGGAGGGCGCTTCGTCGGCATGGTCGACCCCGCCGCCGGCTACTGAAACAGCGGGTGAACGGCGTGCGACGCGCGCGAAGGTCGGCGTCGATTTGGCGCACCCGAAACCTTTGATAAAGTAGCTACGCTGTTCAAGCATTCCTCGATAGCTCAATTGGCAGAGCAGCCGGCTGTTAACCGGCAGGTTCTTGGTTCGAGTCCAAGTCGGGGAGCTGAGGCCCGGAGACTCCACTCTTCGGGCCTTCTTCTTTTTCGGCTACTCCCGCGGGAGTATCCAACGTTGGGCTTCCGGGCCGATTACACGTTCAGGCTCGCTGGCTAGCATGGGGAGATGCCACGCAGCCAGCCCGACGAGAGCTGGTCGAACCATGCCGGGGAGCAGCCCCGCTGGGGCGGGCCACCGGGCTGGCAAAGCACGGGGCCGCAGGGCCGGCAGGGCCGCAGGCCGCCCGGAGCGCGCTGGATCCCTGTCATCGTCTCGCTGATCTTCCAGCTCCCGGGCATCGCGATCGCCCTTCATGAATGGTCGAGCACGGCACTCGTCGTCGCGATGCTGGTCGCATTCGCATCCTCGTTCCTGCTGCTGTTGGCGCGATCGCAACCGGGTCCGGTCGTCGTCGCCATCGGCGCGTTGTGCATGCCGGCGATCGCGCTCGGCGCAGGTCCGCCCTTCGCTGCCGTTCCGCTGGCCTTCGCGGTGGTCAGCGCGGTCGTGCGCGGCGCGCGCACCTGGGCCTGGGGCACCGTTGCCGGGCTCGCTGTACTCGGGCCGCTCACCGCCTACCTGGTCTCAGGCACGACGCTCGCCCTCATCCGCCCGCTCATCACGGCGCTCATCCTCTCGCTCCTCGTCGGGGTCGGCGAGGCGTTGCGCAACCGTCGGGAACGCTATCGGGAGGTGTCGCGGCAGGTCGCGGCACGACGTGTGTCCGCAGCCGAGGCGGAGCGGGTGCGCATCGCCCGCGAACTCCACGACGTGCTCGCGCATTCGCTCTCGCAGATCAGCGTCCAGGCCGGCGTGGGGCTCCACCTGTTCGATACGCAGCCCGACAAGGCCAAAGAGGCGCTCGCGGCGATCAAGACGACCAGCGGACAGGCTCTCGAGGAGGTTCGCGGCGTGCTCGGCTTCCTGCGCACCGAGGGGGAGCAGGCGGCGCGTTCGCCGGAACCGGACCTGGCGCGCATCCCGATCCTCGTCGCGACCTACACGCGCGCAGGCCTCGACGTGACGTACGAGAACGCGCTGACTTCCACGCCGGCGCCTGCGGTCCAGCTCGCTCTCTATCGCATCGTGCAGGAGTCGCTCACCAATGTGGGCAGGCACGCGCAGGCGACGACCGTACGCATCCATCTGGGCGAGGAGGGCCGTGATTACGTGCTCACCGTCGCCGACGACGGGCGCGGTGTCGACAGTGCCGCCGATAACGAAGGCGGTGGGATGCTCGGGATGCGCGAGCGGGCCGAACTCCTCGGCGGTCGATTCGAGGCGACCAACCTGCCGGGCGCAGGTTTCCTGATCACCGCCAGTATCCCCATCCGCACGCTCGCCACGCCGTCCGACCGCGGGCCGCGGTGATCCGCGTACTGCTCGCCGACGACCAGCATCTGGTGCGCGCGGGCTTCCATGCGCTGCTCGACGCGGAGCCGGACATCGACGTCGTCGCGGAGGCGTCGACAGGGCGTGAGGCCGTTCAGCAGGCGCAGGAGTTCCGCCCGGATGTCGTCCTCATGGACATCCGGATGCCCGACGGCGACGGCCTGTGGGCGACGGAGCAGATCGTGGGCGACCCCGTACTCGCGTCGACCCACATCGTCATCGTGACCACCTTCGAACTCGACGAGTACGTCGCCCAGGCGATCCGCGCAGGTGCCAGCGGCTTCCTCGTGAAGGACACCGAGCCCGTCGATCTGATCCGTGCGGTCCGGGTGGCAGCGGCCGGGGATGCCCTGCTCTCCCCGGGCGTGACGAGGCGCCTGCTCGAACGCGTGGCCGGCGGTCTCAAACCCGTGCCGGAGACGACTGCGCTCGACAGCCTGACCGACCGGGAGCGCGAGGTGCTCGCCCTGGTCGGCCGCGGTCTGACGAACACAGAGATCGGCGCGGAGCTGTTCCTCAGCCCGCTGACGGCCAAAACGCACGTCTCCCGGATCATGACCAAACTGGATGCCCGCGATCGCGTCCACCTCGTCGTGGTCGCTTACGAGACCGGCCTGGTTCAGCCGGGCTGGCAGTAGCGCGCACCGAGCCGTTGCTCCCGGGGGAGTAGCCGGATTGACTCCGGCCGGCGGATTCGGATTCGAACCCGCACGGCGAGGCTGGTGTCAACGATTCGCACAAGCGGATCCGCACACCAACCGATTGGATCGCTCATCATGTTCACATCCCTCGCCGCCGTTCACGCGGCCGTCGTCTGCGCGACACCATGGGTCGGGTTCGGGTTCCCCTGGTTCTTCTTCCTCATCCCGCTGTTCTGGATCGGCATCTTCTTCCTGATCTTCGGGCTCGTCGGCCGCCGGTGGCGCCGCGCGGCCGCAGCCGGCTACGGACCGGGCCGCGGCTGGAACTCGGGCACGCGGGCGGCCGAGCAGACCCTCTCGGAGCGGTACGCCCAGGGCGACATCGACGAGACCGAATACCGGGCGCGCCTCGAGGTCCTGAGGTCGAACCGCCAGAACGGCAACTGACAACGCTCGGTAGACTCCTCTGGGCCGCACGCTCCGCAGGCGGCCCAGAGGGAGTTCTATGTTCGGCCCATCGAACGGCTGGTCCGTGATCGTCGCGATCGTCGCGCTGGTCGCGGCCGTCGTGTTCCTGGTGCTGTGGCTTCTGGCAAGATCCGCAGGACGCAGGCGAAACGACGAGCGGTCGGAGTCCGAGTGGACCCGCATCGATCGCGAACTCGAACTCGCCGAACAGGCGGGACGGATGCGCATCATCCGCGAGCTTCAGGATGTGGCCATCCAGGCGGTCGCTCGCCTCGTCACCCAGGCCGAGGGCATCCGTTACGCCGCCGACTCCGACCCGTCGGCGGCCGCCCGATCGGCTGGATCGCTCGAGACCCACGCCCGGGATGCGCTGGCGGACATGCGTCGCGTGCAGTCGGTGGTGCGGGAAGGCGAAGCCGTCTCGGTCCCGCAGCCCAGCCTCCACTCGGCGCGCGACCTTTTCCGCGTGATGCGCGAGGCCGGCCTCCAGGTCACCTTCACCGAGTCAGGCGACCGCTTCGAGTTGCGGCCGGGCGCTGAGCTCGCTGTGTTCCGCATCCTTCAGGGAACGCTCGAGAACGCACTCAAGCACGGCGGGGCCGGCACGGATGTGCGGGTCGCCTTCGGCTGGACCGGTGACGGTCTGCAGGTCACGGTCGACGATGACGGTATCCGGGCGGCGGCGCGGCGTGCGGGGCTCGACGCCGAGCAGGTGTCCGAGGCGACGCAGTACACGATCGACGACGACCTGAAAGCGCTCACCGAGTCGATCTCCGGCGCGGGCATCACCGAGATGAGGGAACGCGCCGAGCTGTTCGGCGGCATCCTGAGCGCCCGGACCGTTCCGGGAGTCGGGTTCTCGGTGTCGGTCGTGTTCCCCGCCCTGCGCTTCCACAACGGTGTCCACGGAGTGAACCTGTCGCGCTGAGCCTCGCGCGCCGTGCGCTCATTCGTCGCCGAGCACAGAGAAAAGCACGCCAATCGCCGCTGTGGAACAGCCTTTTCCTGTGCTCGACGGGTGGGCGTGGGGCGATCAGTCCTCGAGGTGGTCGACGCCGGGCGTCCAGCTGAGGCCGGGGACGCCCCAGCTGTTACGCCGGGATGCTTTGGTGGCCGCCTTCGCGTGCGGGTGCTCGAGACGATCGACGTAGAGCACGCCGTCGAGGTGGTCGAACTCGTGCTGGAAGATGCGCGCCAGCCAGCCGTCCGCGCGGATCTCGAACGGTGCGCCGTCGAGATCGACCGCTTGCAGGATGGCGCTCTGCGAGCGGACCAGGGGAAAGCGCTCGCCCGGAAACGAGAGGCATCCTTCCGAATCGGCGTCTTCGTCGGGACCGCCGGTCGGGGCCGGGCTGATCCAGAGCACCGGATTGATCGCGACCCCACGGTGCAGCACGTCATCGTCGTCGGTCCAGCCGAACACGAAGAGCCGAAGTGGCACGCCGACCTGCGGGGCGGCCAGGCCGACACCGGGCGCCTCATCCATCGTCTCGAACATGTCGTCGACGAGAGTTCTGAGCGCATCGTCGAAATCGGTGACAGGCGAGGCGGGCGTGTGGAGCACGGGTTCTCCGGAAATCCGGATCGGAAGGACGGCCATTCAGCAAGAATATCGGCACGAAACTAGGTATGGTCGTGGGGTGACTGTGGACTTGGCGGATGCGGTGGGGCAGCTCGCCCTCGAACCCAAACAGTTCCTCGGCATCCCCATCGCACTCATCGGCGCGTGCTTCCTGTCGGTGGGAGCGCAGCTCCAGCACCACGGCGTCGCGAAGGTCGAAGCCAGCACGCCCGACATGGCGGGTGGCGGCCTCAGCGGGCGCCAGCTCCTTCTTCTGCTTCGGCGTCCGTCCTGGGTGATCGGCACCCTGATGCTCGGGCTGGCGATCGTCTTCCAGCTCGTGAGCCTGTTCCTGTCCCCGCTGATCGTCGTGCAGCCGCTCGGTGCCGTCGCGCTTGTGATCACCGCGATCCTGAACGCGCGCGTCAGCCACGTCAAGCTCAACCGCAGTTCGATCATCGCGATCTGTCTGTGCGTGGGCGGTGTCGGCGCCTTCGTGCTGCTGGCTGCGTTCTTCGCCCGCGAGCTGCCGGTCACCGACCGGGACCTCATCCTCATCCTGATCATCCTGGCGATCGTGCTGGTCGTCTTCGCGTTGCTGTTCGTCTTCCTTCGCGCGCGTTTCAAGGCGCTGATGTACATCGTCGGAGCCGGCGTGCTCTATGGTTTCGTCGCCACCCTGGCAAAGGTCGTGATCGCCCGTCTCGTGCAACGCGACTTCGACGGTCTGCTCGTCCTGTGCATCGTCGCTCTGCTCGCAGCGGCCGCCCTCGGCGCCTATTTCGTGCAGAACGCGTACTCAGCCGGGCCGCCCGACCTCGTCATCGCCGGCCTCACCGTGATCGACCCGGTGGTCGCGGTGACAATCGGAATAGTGATCCTCGGCGAGGCGTCCCTGGCGCCGCTGTGGGTCGGAATCGGGTTCGTCCTCACCGGGGCGGTCGCGATCTACGGGGTCTTCCTGCTCGCGAAATACCACCCGCAGGCCGTCGATGCGACGCCGACTCTGGAAGCCGTCATCGCGCCGGCTACCGACACTGCGGCCCAGTCCGGCTTAGACTGAGCCATTGAATCAGCCAGCCGGCAAACAGTCGACCGGCGGCGAAACAGGCGCCGGATTCTCAGTTCCCGGCCACAAACGTAGGGATCACTCCACTTGTCCGATTCGAACGGTTCGCATGAATCCGTGCCCACCGGTTCACCTTCGGGAACGAAGAAACCCCTGAAGGTCCTCATCGGCGCCGACACGTTCGCGCCCGATGTCAACGGAGCAGCCCGCTTCGCCGAGCGTCTCGCGTCCGGCCTTGTCGCACGCGGCCACGAAGTGCACGTCGTCGCACCTGCCGCGTCGCGCAGGCATGGAACGTGGAGCGAACAATACGAGGGCCAGACGGTGACCGCCCACCGTCTCTACAGCTGGCGCTGGTATCCGCACGACTGGCTGCGGTTCGCGCTGCCCTGGCGCATCAAGCAGAACAGCGCACGCATCCTCGACGAAGTGAAGCCGGATGTGGTGCACTTCCAGTCGCACATCGTGGTGGGGCGCGGCCTGTCGATCGAGGCTGAGAAGCGCGGCATCCGCATCATCGGAACCAACCACTTCATGCCCGAGAACATGCTCGAATTCACGCTGCTTCCGAAGTGGATCCAGGAGTGGGCCATCGGGCTGGCGTGGAAGGCCGCGCGACGCACCTTCGGACGCGCAGAAGCCGTCACCACTCCGACGCGCAAGGCCGCAGACTTCCTCGAGAAGTTCACCGGGCTGCGCGGAGTGCACGCGATCTCGTGCGGCATCGACGCAGACAACTACACACCGGACTTCGCGCCGCGCACCGGAAACCGCATCCTCTTCGTCGGGCGGGTCACCGGTGAGAAGCAGATCGATGTCCTCCTGAAGGCGATCACGCTCCTGCCCGCTGGGCTG
It encodes the following:
- a CDS encoding dipeptide/oligopeptide/nickel ABC transporter ATP-binding protein, which gives rise to MSPIPAIVVSDLSVEYPARGPSAAHVALRGVSLRVEPGEILGVLGETGSGKSTLARILSGRGVPQRATDPGPRITGGDATVLGHSLRRARKRDIAEITFHIGFLEQEAANTLEPTLTVAENVALPIFERDHGYSRRAAGERAATMLDTVHLPLSVLGKYPYELSSGQRQRVALARALVLGPSVLVADEPTAGIDATVRDAVIDLLGQLREHRGFSAIIISHDLAVLRRVTTNSAVLHEGRVVGYGPIDDVLAAPEHPFVSGLATALNPPQKRTERRPQKPGGGRTRTMEGQA
- a CDS encoding NAD(P)-dependent oxidoreductase, producing the protein MTPHPRTGQHRAVVADEGTVLPEDERPQPGPIAVLPRPGQLFVEAVAAGGGTVAELSDDTRGLIWLSYTAEAELREALKAHPGIGWVQLPYAGVDAFADVLAKESRDGLIWTSAKGAYAEPVAEHALALTLALLRVLPKRVVATSWSTVPEGRSLYGLNVVIIGAGGIALELMRLLEPFDADVTIVRRSAEPVVGASRTVQVDQLRDVLPDADVVVVAAALTGGTRQLIGATEFEAMKESAYLVNIARGGLVDTDALVDALAAAKIAGAGIDVTDPEPLPDGHPLWAEPRCLITPHSADTPEMTAPLLAERIRVNVEAFLGGGRFVGMVDPAAGY
- a CDS encoding sensor histidine kinase, with amino-acid sequence MPRSQPDESWSNHAGEQPRWGGPPGWQSTGPQGRQGRRPPGARWIPVIVSLIFQLPGIAIALHEWSSTALVVAMLVAFASSFLLLLARSQPGPVVVAIGALCMPAIALGAGPPFAAVPLAFAVVSAVVRGARTWAWGTVAGLAVLGPLTAYLVSGTTLALIRPLITALILSLLVGVGEALRNRRERYREVSRQVAARRVSAAEAERVRIARELHDVLAHSLSQISVQAGVGLHLFDTQPDKAKEALAAIKTTSGQALEEVRGVLGFLRTEGEQAARSPEPDLARIPILVATYTRAGLDVTYENALTSTPAPAVQLALYRIVQESLTNVGRHAQATTVRIHLGEEGRDYVLTVADDGRGVDSAADNEGGGMLGMRERAELLGGRFEATNLPGAGFLITASIPIRTLATPSDRGPR
- a CDS encoding response regulator transcription factor — encoded protein: MIRVLLADDQHLVRAGFHALLDAEPDIDVVAEASTGREAVQQAQEFRPDVVLMDIRMPDGDGLWATEQIVGDPVLASTHIVIVTTFELDEYVAQAIRAGASGFLVKDTEPVDLIRAVRVAAAGDALLSPGVTRRLLERVAGGLKPVPETTALDSLTDREREVLALVGRGLTNTEIGAELFLSPLTAKTHVSRIMTKLDARDRVHLVVVAYETGLVQPGWQ
- a CDS encoding SHOCT domain-containing protein, producing the protein MFTSLAAVHAAVVCATPWVGFGFPWFFFLIPLFWIGIFFLIFGLVGRRWRRAAAAGYGPGRGWNSGTRAAEQTLSERYAQGDIDETEYRARLEVLRSNRQNGN
- a CDS encoding sensor histidine kinase — translated: MFGPSNGWSVIVAIVALVAAVVFLVLWLLARSAGRRRNDERSESEWTRIDRELELAEQAGRMRIIRELQDVAIQAVARLVTQAEGIRYAADSDPSAAARSAGSLETHARDALADMRRVQSVVREGEAVSVPQPSLHSARDLFRVMREAGLQVTFTESGDRFELRPGAELAVFRILQGTLENALKHGGAGTDVRVAFGWTGDGLQVTVDDDGIRAAARRAGLDAEQVSEATQYTIDDDLKALTESISGAGITEMRERAELFGGILSARTVPGVGFSVSVVFPALRFHNGVHGVNLSR
- the def gene encoding peptide deformylase, which gives rise to MAVLPIRISGEPVLHTPASPVTDFDDALRTLVDDMFETMDEAPGVGLAAPQVGVPLRLFVFGWTDDDDVLHRGVAINPVLWISPAPTGGPDEDADSEGCLSFPGERFPLVRSQSAILQAVDLDGAPFEIRADGWLARIFQHEFDHLDGVLYVDRLEHPHAKAATKASRRNSWGVPGLSWTPGVDHLED
- a CDS encoding multidrug DMT transporter permease, whose product is MTVDLADAVGQLALEPKQFLGIPIALIGACFLSVGAQLQHHGVAKVEASTPDMAGGGLSGRQLLLLLRRPSWVIGTLMLGLAIVFQLVSLFLSPLIVVQPLGAVALVITAILNARVSHVKLNRSSIIAICLCVGGVGAFVLLAAFFARELPVTDRDLILILIILAIVLVVFALLFVFLRARFKALMYIVGAGVLYGFVATLAKVVIARLVQRDFDGLLVLCIVALLAAAALGAYFVQNAYSAGPPDLVIAGLTVIDPVVAVTIGIVILGEASLAPLWVGIGFVLTGAVAIYGVFLLAKYHPQAVDATPTLEAVIAPATDTAAQSGLD
- a CDS encoding glycosyltransferase encodes the protein MPTGSPSGTKKPLKVLIGADTFAPDVNGAARFAERLASGLVARGHEVHVVAPAASRRHGTWSEQYEGQTVTAHRLYSWRWYPHDWLRFALPWRIKQNSARILDEVKPDVVHFQSHIVVGRGLSIEAEKRGIRIIGTNHFMPENMLEFTLLPKWIQEWAIGLAWKAARRTFGRAEAVTTPTRKAADFLEKFTGLRGVHAISCGIDADNYTPDFAPRTGNRILFVGRVTGEKQIDVLLKAITLLPAGLDAKLEIVGGGDQFKNLQHLAEQLGIADRVTFAGYVTDEELRQAYTRATVFAMPSIAELQSIATMEAMASALPVVAANAMALPHLVHDGENGYLFEPGNAQALADRLERILVMPQDELDVLKNASLGIVAAHDIQRTLSTFESLYRGEAVADPVTDAAPRVTTKE